A single window of [Clostridium] hylemonae DSM 15053 DNA harbors:
- the atpD gene encoding F0F1 ATP synthase subunit beta — protein sequence MVKGRIVQVMGPVVDVEFDSREDLPFIKDALEVDNNGRRSVMEVAQHTGNNTARCIMLASSDGLYRGMEVTATGAGIKVPVGEQTLGRLFNVLGETIDGKEAIDSGSRRWEIHRKAPGFEEQSPAVEVLETGIKVIDLLTPYAKGGKIGLFGGAGVGKTVLIQELIHNIATEHGGYSIFTGVGERSREGNDLWTEMGESGVLDKTALVFGQMNEPPGARMRVAETGLTMAEYFRDEEHQNVLLFIDNIFRFVQAGSEVSALLGRMPSAVGYQPTLAQEMGALQERIASTKNGSVTSVQAVYVPADDLTDPAPATTFSHLDATTVLSRKIVEQGIYPAVDPLESTSRILEADVVGEEHYRVARKVQEILQKYKELQDIIAILGMEELSEEDKRTVSRARKIQKFLSQPFSVAETFTGVKGRYVPLKDTVRGFKAIIDGEMDEYPENAFFNVGTIEEAAEKAKKEV from the coding sequence ATGGTAAAAGGTAGAATTGTACAGGTTATGGGACCGGTCGTCGATGTGGAATTTGACAGCAGAGAGGACCTTCCGTTCATAAAAGATGCGCTCGAAGTGGACAATAACGGGAGGCGGTCCGTTATGGAGGTTGCCCAGCACACGGGTAATAATACTGCCCGCTGTATTATGCTTGCATCGAGTGACGGGCTTTACAGGGGCATGGAGGTGACTGCCACAGGAGCAGGGATCAAAGTGCCGGTTGGGGAGCAGACGCTCGGACGTCTGTTCAATGTACTCGGTGAGACGATCGACGGCAAAGAAGCGATAGACAGCGGCAGCCGCCGCTGGGAGATCCACAGGAAGGCTCCAGGCTTTGAGGAGCAGAGTCCCGCGGTAGAAGTGCTGGAGACGGGGATCAAGGTGATCGATCTGCTGACACCGTATGCCAAGGGCGGGAAGATAGGACTTTTCGGCGGAGCCGGCGTAGGCAAGACCGTACTGATACAGGAGCTGATCCATAATATTGCGACTGAACACGGAGGCTATTCTATATTTACCGGCGTGGGAGAGCGCTCCAGGGAAGGTAATGATCTGTGGACAGAGATGGGTGAATCTGGAGTGCTGGATAAGACGGCGCTCGTGTTCGGGCAGATGAATGAGCCGCCGGGAGCCCGTATGCGTGTGGCGGAGACCGGTCTTACGATGGCGGAGTATTTCCGGGATGAGGAGCACCAGAATGTACTGCTCTTTATCGACAATATCTTCCGGTTCGTGCAGGCGGGCTCCGAAGTCTCCGCGCTGCTCGGCCGCATGCCGTCGGCCGTCGGATACCAGCCGACGCTTGCGCAGGAGATGGGCGCGCTCCAGGAGCGGATCGCGTCGACGAAGAACGGTTCCGTCACATCGGTGCAGGCAGTATATGTACCGGCCGATGACCTGACGGACCCGGCGCCTGCGACAACGTTCTCTCATCTCGACGCAACGACAGTTCTGTCAAGGAAGATCGTGGAGCAGGGCATTTATCCCGCGGTGGATCCGCTGGAATCCACGTCCCGCATACTGGAGGCGGACGTGGTCGGCGAGGAGCACTACCGGGTCGCCAGAAAGGTGCAGGAGATACTGCAGAAATATAAAGAACTGCAGGATATCATTGCCATCCTGGGAATGGAGGAACTTTCGGAGGAAGACAAAAGGACGGTCAGCCGGGCGAGAAAGATCCAGAAATTCCTGTCGCAGCCTTTCTCGGTGGCCGAGACCTTCACCGGCGTCAAGGGAAGATATGTGCCCCTTAAGGACACGGTGCGAGGTTTTAAGGCGATCATTGACGGAGAGATGGATGAGTATCCGGAAAACGCATTTTTTAATGTGGGAACGATCGAAGAAGCAGCGGAAAAAGCCAAAAAGGAAGTGTAA
- a CDS encoding ABC transporter permease — protein MGVFNKKTQIKGGKRNAKQMIMNMFMSEYFIFYLTVICFICVIPFVPRIITRSNLLNVMSNLWPLLVVAVGQTFVLLLGGIDLSQVSVIGVTSVIGTVLMSSSFQEDIFSSTPLWGWLIGPKGGPLSDSGMAIPLCILAMLVIGTLIGMFNGFFVARFKMPPFMVTLVTQMFLLNFAIFLTQSRNVMGLPKGFKELGKGSLGGIIPYAAVLTVTVTVIAWFILKKLVLGKWIYSTGANETASIVSGVPTKTVTVFCYAFSGFCAAAGSAIYSARLNMGRPTLGEDLTMDIVGAAVLGGTSLLGGKGKVTWTVFGVLFYTILFNALNLFNLSYYTINIVKGFVILAAAFLDVVRTRLAVKMTTQNEAGV, from the coding sequence ATGGGTGTTTTTAATAAGAAAACACAGATAAAGGGCGGTAAGAGAAATGCAAAACAGATGATCATGAATATGTTTATGTCAGAATACTTTATATTTTATCTCACTGTCATATGCTTTATCTGTGTCATCCCATTTGTGCCGAGGATCATCACGAGGAGCAATCTTCTCAATGTAATGTCCAATCTGTGGCCGCTGCTCGTCGTTGCTGTCGGACAGACGTTTGTCCTGCTGCTGGGAGGCATCGACCTGTCGCAGGTCTCTGTCATAGGAGTTACAAGTGTTATCGGGACTGTCCTTATGAGCAGTTCTTTTCAGGAGGATATCTTTTCTTCCACGCCTCTTTGGGGGTGGCTGATCGGGCCAAAAGGAGGACCGCTTTCAGATTCCGGTATGGCAATACCGCTCTGTATTCTGGCAATGCTTGTGATCGGGACACTGATCGGAATGTTCAACGGATTTTTCGTCGCGCGGTTTAAGATGCCGCCGTTTATGGTCACGCTCGTCACACAGATGTTTTTACTTAACTTTGCGATATTTCTTACACAGTCCAGGAACGTAATGGGACTGCCGAAGGGATTTAAAGAGCTGGGAAAAGGTTCACTTGGAGGAATCATTCCGTATGCGGCGGTCCTGACCGTGACGGTGACGGTCATCGCCTGGTTCATATTGAAGAAACTCGTGCTTGGAAAATGGATCTACTCGACCGGAGCAAATGAGACGGCAAGTATCGTGTCCGGCGTACCGACAAAGACGGTTACGGTATTCTGCTATGCATTCAGCGGCTTCTGCGCCGCCGCGGGTTCTGCCATCTATTCCGCACGGCTTAACATGGGGCGTCCTACTTTGGGAGAAGACTTGACAATGGATATTGTAGGGGCGGCGGTACTGGGCGGCACGAGCCTGCTCGGAGGAAAGGGAAAGGTTACGTGGACCGTGTTCGGCGTGTTGTTCTATACGATATTATTCAACGCCCTGAACTTGTTTAACCTGTCGTACTACACGATCAATATAGTGAAAGGCTTTGTAATACTGGCCGCCGCGTTCCTCGATGTGGTGAGGACAAGGCTGGCCGTGAAAATGACAACGCAGAATGAGGCAGGTGTTTAA
- a CDS encoding YeiH family protein — translation MEFVKKNWKGMLVCIAIAVPSWFLGKQFPIIGGPVIAILAGMVITLFIKEKGSLESGIKFTSKKILQYAVVLLGFGLNLRVILETGRQSLPIIIATISTSLIIAYVLHRALHIPGKISTLVGVGSSICGGSAIAATAPVIDADDEEVAQAISVIFFFNVLAAVLFPMLGTALGFSSSSGEAFGIFAGTAVNDTSSVTAAASTWDSMFGLGSATLDKAVTVKLTRTLAIIPITLVLAFIRTRKAEKEAAGKVSLKQVFPFFILYFIGASVITTVAVSAGISAEVFMPLKELSKFFIIMAMAAIGLHTNIIKLVKTGGKPILMGMACWIGITLVSLIMQHTLGLW, via the coding sequence ATGGAATTTGTAAAGAAAAACTGGAAAGGTATGCTTGTGTGTATCGCCATAGCAGTGCCGTCATGGTTTCTGGGAAAACAGTTTCCGATCATCGGAGGCCCGGTGATCGCCATACTGGCAGGCATGGTCATTACACTGTTTATAAAAGAAAAGGGAAGTCTGGAGAGCGGGATCAAGTTCACGTCCAAGAAGATCCTGCAGTATGCGGTCGTCCTTCTCGGGTTCGGACTGAACCTGCGGGTGATCCTTGAGACGGGAAGGCAGTCGCTGCCGATCATAATCGCCACGATATCCACATCACTCATCATCGCCTACGTGCTGCACAGAGCGCTTCACATCCCGGGGAAAATATCGACGCTTGTCGGCGTCGGGTCTTCCATATGCGGAGGATCAGCCATAGCGGCCACAGCGCCGGTCATAGATGCGGATGACGAGGAAGTGGCACAGGCCATATCGGTCATATTTTTCTTCAACGTGCTGGCCGCGGTATTGTTTCCGATGCTTGGCACAGCGCTTGGATTTTCGAGCAGCTCGGGAGAAGCGTTCGGTATCTTTGCCGGTACGGCGGTGAACGACACTTCCTCTGTAACGGCGGCCGCGTCGACGTGGGACAGCATGTTCGGACTCGGCAGCGCCACGCTTGACAAGGCGGTGACTGTAAAACTTACAAGGACACTTGCGATCATTCCGATCACTCTCGTGCTGGCGTTCATCAGGACGAGAAAGGCAGAGAAAGAAGCTGCGGGAAAGGTATCATTAAAACAGGTATTCCCATTTTTTATCCTGTACTTTATCGGCGCTTCCGTCATAACGACCGTGGCGGTAAGCGCGGGAATCTCCGCGGAGGTGTTCATGCCCCTGAAAGAATTGTCCAAATTCTTCATCATAATGGCTATGGCTGCGATCGGACTTCATACAAACATCATCAAGCTTGTAAAGACCGGAGGCAAACCGATACTCATGGGAATGGCCTGCTGGATCGGAATAACGCTGGTGAGTCTGATCATGCAGCATACGCTCGGACTGTGGTAG
- a CDS encoding sugar ABC transporter substrate-binding protein codes for MKKLLSVLLAAAMMAALLMGCADKKESKDSKDGGSKDVTIAFSFEDLETEFWVAAHEIITDTLKDEGYKVIELNCQGDANKQLEQVNDALTQDIDGIIMIPVDGDTAVTVTAAANESEVPIVIFNRPPTSDEGSNITVVCDNATTAEATVDYMVEQAKAKFEKTGKKLTPCILVGDLGDPNAIERKNGFYAAVEKEKDIFNEVIEVPTEWDAATALANLQSAVQANPDIDFIFSSSDFLFPTIQSVVEPLGKWQKAGDDGHIILGGLDGDSTAGKLIDEGYVDATGVQDLFYEADAAMNGIIKAIEDGETTPDEIVEDPGFALTQGNLAEKRMDMWGNAVSAEK; via the coding sequence ATGAAGAAATTGTTGAGTGTTTTGCTGGCGGCGGCAATGATGGCTGCGCTCCTCATGGGCTGCGCCGACAAAAAGGAATCCAAAGACAGCAAAGATGGGGGCAGTAAAGATGTTACGATCGCCTTCAGCTTTGAAGACCTGGAGACGGAGTTCTGGGTGGCTGCCCATGAGATCATCACAGATACATTGAAGGATGAAGGCTACAAGGTGATCGAACTGAACTGTCAGGGGGATGCAAACAAGCAGCTGGAGCAGGTGAACGACGCACTCACCCAGGATATCGACGGAATCATTATGATACCGGTAGACGGGGATACGGCCGTGACAGTGACCGCCGCGGCAAATGAATCCGAAGTACCGATCGTCATCTTTAACCGTCCGCCTACGTCTGATGAAGGCAGCAACATCACGGTTGTGTGCGACAACGCGACGACGGCAGAAGCGACAGTGGATTATATGGTAGAGCAGGCGAAGGCAAAATTCGAGAAGACCGGAAAGAAGCTTACACCTTGTATACTCGTAGGAGACCTTGGGGATCCGAACGCGATAGAACGTAAGAATGGATTCTACGCGGCGGTCGAGAAGGAAAAAGATATCTTCAATGAAGTGATCGAAGTGCCTACAGAGTGGGACGCTGCTACCGCGCTTGCCAATCTGCAGAGCGCAGTCCAGGCCAATCCGGATATCGACTTTATCTTCTCCTCATCAGATTTCCTCTTCCCAACCATTCAGTCCGTTGTGGAACCATTAGGAAAGTGGCAGAAAGCAGGGGACGATGGTCACATCATACTTGGAGGACTTGACGGGGATTCCACAGCAGGAAAGCTTATCGACGAGGGATATGTGGACGCTACAGGTGTCCAGGACTTATTCTATGAGGCCGACGCGGCTATGAACGGAATCATCAAGGCGATAGAAGACGGCGAGACAACACCGGACGAGATCGTGGAAGACCCGGGATTTGCTCTCACGCAGGGTAATCTGGCAGAAAAGAGAATGGATATGTGGGGCAACGCAGTAAGCGCTGAAAAATAA
- the atpA gene encoding F0F1 ATP synthase subunit alpha — protein sequence MSAISSDEIISILREEIENYDMVCRDRETGFVVSVGDGIATVYGIDHAMYGEIITLETGLKGMVQDIRQNEISCILFGDDSDIKEGTKAARTGKRAGVPVGEKYIGRIVDALGAPIDGLGGIEADDYRPVEQEAPGIVERRSVSVPLETGILSIDSMFPIGRGQRELIIGDRQTGKTSIAVDTILNQKGKDVICIYVAIGQKASTVAQLVNTLRSYGALDYTTVFCSTASECAPLQYIVPYSATALAEYFMYQGKDVLIVYDDLSKHAVAYRAISLLLGRSPGREAYPGDVFYLHSRLLERSSRLSEEAGGGSITALPVIETQAGNVSAYIPTNVISITDGQIFLESDLFNAGMRPAVNVGLSVSRVGGAAQTKAMKKASGSVRIDLAQAREMESFTQFSSDLDDATKMQLKYGACLTELLKQPLCRPLSLSEQVITLCAATHKAMLDVDTKDIKEFQMGMLRYIEKKYPEIGKEIEEKQALDDELTDRIIKAAEEYKENR from the coding sequence TTGAGCGCGATCAGTTCAGATGAAATTATATCTATCCTTAGAGAAGAGATAGAAAATTATGATATGGTATGCAGAGACAGGGAAACTGGTTTCGTTGTTTCTGTCGGCGATGGAATTGCCACTGTCTATGGCATAGACCATGCCATGTACGGTGAGATCATCACCCTGGAGACAGGGCTTAAGGGCATGGTGCAGGATATAAGGCAGAATGAGATAAGCTGTATTCTCTTCGGAGATGATTCAGATATAAAGGAAGGGACGAAGGCGGCGAGGACCGGGAAACGGGCGGGAGTTCCTGTCGGGGAGAAGTATATAGGAAGGATCGTGGATGCGCTCGGAGCGCCGATCGACGGTCTCGGCGGGATCGAGGCAGATGATTACCGCCCGGTAGAGCAGGAGGCGCCCGGGATCGTGGAGCGCCGATCGGTCAGTGTGCCGCTGGAGACCGGAATTTTGTCCATTGACTCTATGTTTCCTATCGGCCGCGGCCAGAGGGAGCTGATCATCGGCGACCGGCAGACCGGCAAGACATCCATCGCGGTAGATACGATATTGAATCAGAAGGGGAAGGATGTCATCTGTATCTACGTTGCGATCGGCCAGAAGGCGTCCACGGTGGCACAGCTTGTCAACACGCTGCGTTCGTACGGCGCGCTGGATTACACGACGGTATTCTGTTCCACGGCCAGCGAGTGCGCGCCGCTGCAGTATATAGTCCCCTATTCTGCGACGGCGCTTGCAGAATATTTTATGTACCAGGGAAAAGATGTGCTCATCGTGTATGACGACCTGTCAAAGCATGCGGTGGCCTACCGGGCCATATCCCTTCTCCTCGGCCGTTCTCCGGGAAGAGAGGCTTACCCCGGAGATGTGTTCTATCTTCATTCAAGGCTTCTGGAGCGGAGCAGCCGTCTGAGTGAGGAGGCAGGAGGGGGTTCCATAACCGCGCTGCCTGTCATCGAGACACAGGCCGGGAATGTATCGGCATATATCCCAACGAATGTGATATCCATAACAGACGGACAGATATTCCTGGAAAGCGATTTGTTCAATGCGGGGATGAGGCCTGCGGTCAACGTCGGCCTGTCCGTATCCCGTGTGGGGGGCGCTGCGCAGACAAAGGCGATGAAAAAGGCTTCGGGAAGTGTGCGTATAGACCTTGCCCAGGCCCGTGAGATGGAGTCCTTTACACAGTTCAGTTCAGACCTGGATGACGCCACGAAGATGCAGCTTAAGTACGGCGCCTGCCTGACGGAGCTTCTGAAGCAGCCGCTGTGCCGTCCGCTCAGCCTGTCTGAGCAGGTCATTACACTCTGCGCGGCAACGCACAAAGCGATGCTTGATGTGGACACAAAGGATATAAAAGAGTTCCAGATGGGAATGCTGCGTTATATTGAAAAGAAATATCCGGAGATAGGGAAAGAGATAGAAGAGAAACAGGCGCTTGACGATGAGCTGACAGACCGGATCATCAAAGCGGCCGAGGAATATAAAGAAAACAGGTAA
- the atpC gene encoding ATP synthase F1 subunit epsilon — protein sequence MNTFFLKIICSDKVFFEGRCQNVILPTPDGQKGVLAHHENMVVAVEIGELRFQTKEGEWNTAVVSKGFAEIINNRVSVLVNAAERPEDIDVLRAREAKERAQERLRQKQSIQEYYLSQASLARAMTRLRASKSGKKYI from the coding sequence ATGAATACATTCTTTTTAAAAATCATCTGCAGCGATAAAGTGTTCTTTGAAGGCCGCTGCCAGAATGTGATCCTGCCGACACCCGACGGACAGAAAGGTGTGCTGGCCCACCATGAAAATATGGTCGTAGCGGTGGAGATCGGTGAGCTGCGCTTTCAGACAAAGGAAGGGGAATGGAACACGGCGGTTGTATCAAAAGGATTTGCAGAGATAATAAACAACCGGGTCTCTGTGCTTGTCAATGCCGCGGAACGGCCGGAGGATATCGACGTCCTGCGGGCCAGAGAGGCCAAGGAGCGTGCGCAGGAACGTCTGAGACAGAAGCAGAGCATACAGGAATATTATCTGTCCCAGGCGTCCCTCGCAAGGGCGATGACACGTCTGCGGGCATCAAAAAGCGGGAAGAAGTACATTTGA
- a CDS encoding LysR family transcriptional regulator, which produces MLDNRTETFLAVCHEMSFTKAARTLHVSQPAVSQHIQYLEDYYGTKLFRFEGKKIFLTDAGELLRKSFTALRNNEIYLREQLSMLQNKRNTLRLGATLTVGEYMISDPLIRYLSSHPDSDITVTVANTKKLLSSLDDGKIDFALLEGDYPHASYRHQTYRQEQFIPVCSQSHAFIRRPETLCDLTSESLIIREPGSGTRKIMEQALEDADITLKDFANVITIGNMNTIKELVTADCGITFLYKTAVKKELEDGILKEIELTSPGITHEISIVWKKNNLFEASFEQLFNELFF; this is translated from the coding sequence ATGCTGGACAACAGAACCGAGACTTTTCTCGCTGTCTGCCATGAGATGAGCTTTACAAAGGCTGCCAGGACACTTCACGTATCGCAGCCCGCAGTATCACAGCACATTCAGTATCTTGAGGACTACTACGGAACGAAGCTTTTCCGCTTTGAGGGAAAGAAGATCTTTCTCACAGATGCCGGAGAGCTGCTTCGGAAATCATTCACCGCTCTGAGAAACAACGAGATCTACCTGCGGGAACAGCTTTCGATGCTCCAAAACAAGAGGAATACGCTCCGCCTCGGCGCAACACTCACCGTCGGCGAGTACATGATATCAGATCCGCTTATCCGCTATCTGAGTTCTCACCCGGATTCGGACATAACCGTTACGGTAGCCAATACAAAAAAGCTTCTGAGCAGTCTTGACGATGGTAAGATCGATTTTGCCCTGCTGGAAGGGGATTACCCCCACGCCTCCTACAGACATCAGACTTACCGGCAAGAACAGTTTATCCCTGTCTGCAGCCAGAGCCACGCGTTCATACGGCGTCCTGAGACACTATGTGATCTTACGTCAGAGAGCCTTATCATCCGTGAGCCGGGCTCCGGCACGCGCAAGATCATGGAACAGGCGCTGGAAGATGCAGACATCACACTGAAAGACTTTGCCAACGTCATCACGATCGGCAATATGAATACGATAAAAGAGCTCGTTACGGCAGACTGCGGTATAACATTCTTATACAAAACTGCCGTAAAAAAAGAGCTGGAGGATGGAATTCTCAAAGAAATAGAATTGACATCCCCCGGCATCACGCACGAGATCTCGATCGTATGGAAAAAGAATAATCTGTTTGAAGCTTCCTTTGAACAGTTGTTCAACGAATTATTTTTCTGA
- a CDS encoding sugar ABC transporter ATP-binding protein encodes MSEYVLQLEHIAKSFFGIAALKDVSFGLEKGELLSLIGENGAGKSTLMNIVGGVLKADSGKLYLNGDPYEPQKPSDAAKAGIAFIHQELNLFTNLSIIDNMYINSYPRIPGTPLIRKSAVADKVKEVLSSVDLDVPPETIVEKLSPGERQLVEIAKALSSDPQIFIFDEPTTSLTARETRKLFDIIERLLKEGKSIIYISHILADVQRLSDHIIVLRDGMITDRDKKENYTVNRMISSMIGREIDQLYPEKTNRPAKEPVLELKDISQKGITHKVSMKVYKGEVVGMFGLMGSGRSELARIVYGLDPYEEGKIFIHGREIRKISPRLAIKNKVAFVTENRREEGLFMDFTIRDNLSLVSVPEKARTKLKIVDDSSVKQSTQDMVETLKIKCPPIGTNPAKSMSGGNQQKVVIGKWLLGSPDLLIVDEPTRGIDVGAKFEVYSIINKLASEGKGIWVISSELEELMGICDRIIIMGNGEVRGELKREEFDKEVIMKAAFNQNGKGDE; translated from the coding sequence ATGAGTGAATACGTATTACAGTTAGAACATATTGCAAAAAGTTTCTTTGGGATCGCAGCATTAAAGGACGTCAGTTTTGGTCTGGAAAAAGGAGAACTGCTTAGCCTTATCGGAGAAAACGGCGCCGGGAAATCTACACTTATGAATATAGTCGGTGGAGTTCTTAAGGCAGACAGCGGGAAGCTCTACCTCAACGGTGATCCCTATGAGCCGCAGAAGCCGTCGGATGCCGCAAAGGCAGGGATCGCATTTATACATCAGGAATTGAACCTGTTCACAAATCTGAGCATTATTGACAATATGTATATTAATTCTTATCCCCGTATTCCCGGAACCCCGCTCATAAGGAAGTCCGCGGTGGCGGATAAAGTAAAGGAAGTGCTGTCGTCGGTGGACCTGGATGTTCCCCCGGAGACGATCGTGGAAAAGCTGTCGCCGGGTGAACGCCAGCTCGTAGAGATCGCGAAAGCGCTGTCCTCGGATCCGCAGATATTTATTTTTGACGAGCCGACGACTTCTCTTACGGCGAGGGAGACGAGAAAGCTGTTTGACATAATAGAGCGGCTTCTTAAGGAAGGGAAATCCATTATCTACATCTCCCATATACTTGCGGATGTGCAGCGGCTTTCGGATCATATTATCGTGCTGAGAGACGGCATGATCACAGATCGTGATAAGAAAGAGAACTACACGGTCAACCGTATGATCAGTTCCATGATCGGAAGAGAGATCGACCAGCTCTATCCGGAAAAGACAAACCGTCCGGCGAAAGAACCGGTTCTGGAACTGAAAGACATCTCGCAGAAGGGGATCACGCACAAGGTGAGCATGAAGGTGTATAAAGGCGAAGTTGTCGGAATGTTCGGACTTATGGGCTCGGGAAGAAGTGAGCTTGCAAGGATCGTATACGGACTGGATCCTTACGAGGAAGGGAAAATATTTATCCACGGCAGAGAGATCAGAAAGATCAGCCCAAGACTTGCCATTAAAAATAAAGTGGCATTTGTCACAGAAAACCGCAGAGAAGAAGGTCTGTTCATGGATTTTACTATACGCGACAATCTTTCGCTCGTATCGGTGCCGGAAAAGGCCCGCACGAAACTCAAGATCGTAGATGACTCTTCTGTAAAACAGAGCACTCAGGATATGGTGGAGACGCTTAAAATAAAATGTCCGCCCATCGGGACAAATCCCGCAAAGAGTATGAGCGGCGGTAATCAGCAGAAGGTGGTGATCGGCAAATGGCTGCTTGGAAGTCCGGACCTGCTTATTGTGGACGAGCCGACGCGCGGAATCGATGTGGGGGCAAAGTTTGAAGTATATTCTATCATAAATAAGCTGGCATCTGAGGGAAAAGGGATCTGGGTCATCTCCTCGGAGCTTGAGGAGCTGATGGGAATTTGTGACCGCATCATAATCATGGGAAACGGAGAGGTGCGCGGAGAGCTTAAGCGGGAAGAGTTTGACAAGGAAGTTATAATGAAAGCCGCATTTAACCAGAACGGGAAGGGGGATGAATAA
- a CDS encoding ATP synthase delta subunit family protein translates to MKTGKTRRGRRTMTAVRYAAVLDELAVPQEELDRTVQILDSCPELKGMLESPVISKAQRGRVIDRVFPECVRNFLKAAADRGGIGEVAESIDIYREQRLKKAGIITAGLIYAEPPDAERLKKMEQFICRQYGASGVRWEMEENTSLIGGFTLRVNGREYDYSVLGRLKGLEQKLTWR, encoded by the coding sequence ATGAAGACAGGGAAGACTAGGCGCGGCCGCCGGACTATGACTGCGGTCAGGTATGCGGCGGTACTGGATGAGCTTGCGGTTCCTCAGGAGGAATTGGACCGTACGGTCCAAATTCTGGACAGCTGCCCGGAACTTAAGGGGATGCTTGAAAGCCCTGTTATAAGTAAGGCGCAGAGAGGCCGTGTCATTGACCGTGTATTTCCGGAGTGTGTGAGGAACTTTCTCAAGGCAGCCGCGGACCGCGGCGGGATAGGAGAAGTGGCGGAAAGTATAGATATATACAGGGAGCAGAGGCTTAAGAAGGCCGGGATCATAACGGCCGGACTGATCTATGCAGAACCGCCCGACGCAGAACGGCTTAAAAAGATGGAACAGTTCATATGCAGACAATACGGAGCATCCGGCGTGCGCTGGGAGATGGAGGAGAATACGTCATTGATCGGAGGATTCACCCTGCGTGTAAACGGCAGAGAATATGACTATTCCGTACTGGGCCGCTTAAAGGGGCTGGAGCAAAAATTAACCTGGAGGTGA
- the atpG gene encoding ATP synthase F1 subunit gamma, which produces MANARELKERMAGIQETKKITNAMYLISSSKMKQARKKLADTEPFFYAMQAEIARILRHVPDMHSHFFDGREKTPPERRKTGCIVITADKGLAGAYNHNVIKLAQEKLKEPGEHRLFVLGELGRQFFSKQDGLEVDTDFRYTVQNPTMHRARLITVKMTELFETGELDDIYIIYTRMKNAMQAEAEMIKLLPLKRLDFTPENIPYLSGVYREEITLYPSAHSVMDSIVPNYINGIIYGCLVEAYCSEQNSRMQAMQNATDSASQMLSELNMTYNRVRQADITQELTEVIGGANAQKRK; this is translated from the coding sequence ATGGCAAATGCAAGAGAACTGAAAGAACGGATGGCAGGTATCCAGGAGACGAAGAAGATCACGAATGCCATGTATCTTATCTCTTCTTCCAAGATGAAACAGGCCAGAAAGAAGCTGGCTGACACGGAACCGTTTTTCTATGCCATGCAGGCGGAGATCGCCAGAATACTCAGACATGTACCTGACATGCACAGCCACTTTTTTGACGGGCGTGAAAAGACGCCGCCGGAAAGAAGAAAGACGGGATGCATTGTCATCACGGCCGATAAGGGGCTTGCCGGAGCTTATAATCATAACGTGATCAAGCTTGCGCAGGAGAAACTAAAGGAGCCGGGAGAGCACAGACTGTTCGTGCTCGGAGAGCTGGGACGCCAGTTTTTTTCCAAACAGGACGGCCTTGAAGTCGATACGGACTTCCGGTACACAGTACAGAATCCGACGATGCACAGAGCGCGCCTCATCACGGTGAAGATGACGGAACTGTTTGAGACCGGTGAACTGGATGATATCTACATCATCTATACCCGTATGAAAAATGCCATGCAGGCGGAGGCGGAGATGATCAAGCTTCTGCCTCTTAAGAGGCTGGACTTTACACCGGAAAATATACCATATCTGTCTGGTGTGTACAGGGAGGAGATCACGCTGTATCCTTCCGCCCACAGCGTGATGGACAGTATTGTACCTAACTATATCAACGGGATCATCTATGGATGCCTTGTGGAAGCGTACTGCAGCGAGCAGAATTCACGTATGCAGGCGATGCAGAACGCGACGGACAGTGCATCCCAGATGCTGAGTGAATTAAACATGACTTATAACCGTGTGCGGCAGGCAGATATCACCCAGGAGCTTACAGAGGTGATCGGCGGAGCCAATGCACAGAAAAGGAAGTGA